The following coding sequences lie in one Arabidopsis thaliana chromosome 3, partial sequence genomic window:
- a CDS encoding WEB family protein (DUF827) (Plant protein of unknown function (DUF827); CONTAINS InterPro DOMAIN/s: Protein of unknown function DUF827, plant (InterPro:IPR008545); BEST Arabidopsis thaliana protein match is: Plant protein of unknown function (DUF827) (TAIR:AT5G55860.1); Has 35333 Blast hits to 34131 proteins in 2444 species: Archae - 798; Bacteria - 22429; Metazoa - 974; Fungi - 991; Plants - 531; Viruses - 0; Other Eukaryotes - 9610 (source: NCBI BLink).): MATFHTVRDAVKLFDAGISGGKHLNKGQEEGVLVEETNLCLWNKEVNKLKEKIKNAVKTKIEALLELEEAKKTVEQLSQELGIKRNMINDEKDLDLSSSVRVVTSELGVAKESIHRVAEEESELCMLMESLKLELQNVEKAHSELKEIEQRERDHQAIEDLKKETKDAKTQLSLLEEELKIAVFEAQEAKDAEEHARERLNVAVLESDFRSLAVVKESAAEELTETEALRACRDETLKTLEMSEREIEDIKAATQDALKKAEMAQEATIVVDVELKRRRKAASRILAESKMCAKSTKEVLKSKPRSSSKEGCLVKC, encoded by the exons ATGGCTACTTTTCATACCGTTAGAGATGCGGTGAAGCTCTTTGACGCTGGTATTTCTGGAGGAAAACATCTCAACAAAGGACAAGAAGAG GGAGTGTTGGTGGAGGAGACAAATCTCTGTCTCTGGAATAAAGAGGTTAACAAGttgaaagaaaagataaagaatGCTGTGAAGACCAAGATTGAGGCTTTGTTAGAACTGGAGGAAGCTAAGAAAACGGTTGAGCAACTCAGTCAGGAGTTGGGAATTAAGCGGAACATGATTAATGATGAGAAAGATTTAGATTTGAGTAGTAGTGTAAGAGTTGTGACTTCAGAGCTAGGTGTTGCTAAGGAATCGATTCATAGAGTAGCTGAAGAGGAGAGTGAGCTGTGTATGTTAATGGAGTCTCTTAAGCTCGAGCTTCAAAACGTGGAGAAAGCACATTCAGAGCTTAAAGAGATTGAGCAAAGAGAGAGGGATCATCAAGCCATTGAAGATctgaagaaggaaacaaaagatgCAAAAACCCAACTCTCGTTGTTAGAAGAAGAGCTCAAGATTGCTGTTTTTGAAGCTCAAGAAGCAAAAGATGCAGAGGAACACGCCAGGGAACGGCTAAATGTTGCAGTTTTAGAATCTGATTTCAGATCATTAGCTGTGGTGAAAGAAAGTGCTGCTGAAGAATTAACTGAGACAGAAGCTTTAAGAGCTTGCAGAGATGAAACACTCAAGACATTAGAGatgagtgagagagaaattgaagatATAAAAGCTGCAACACAAGATGCTTTGAAGAAAGCTGAGATGGCTCAAGAAGCTACAATTGTGGTGGATGTTGAGCTGAAACGACGGCGTAAAGCAGCGAGTAGGATCTTGGCAGAATCCAAAATGTGTGCCAAATCTACCAAGGAAGTGCTCAAGTCAAAACCAAGATCATCGTCAAAAGAAGGTTGCCTGGTCAAGTGTTAG
- the ABCG26 gene encoding ABC-2 type transporter family protein (WBC27; CONTAINS InterPro DOMAIN/s: ATPase, AAA+ type, core (InterPro:IPR003593), ABC transporter-like (InterPro:IPR003439), ABC-2 type transporter (InterPro:IPR013525); BEST Arabidopsis thaliana protein match is: ABC-2 type transporter family protein (TAIR:AT3G52310.1); Has 402808 Blast hits to 366123 proteins in 4145 species: Archae - 7203; Bacteria - 319822; Metazoa - 8717; Fungi - 6492; Plants - 5411; Viruses - 13; Other Eukaryotes - 55150 (source: NCBI BLink).) yields MEIRRSTEEVEENHVMQITGSNGIVHNMEFMPQAYLRNQYSSEIDIDEEFVSTYPLEDAPLPIFLKFEDVEYKVRNSHASSANLVKTMVSKVVTHTNPDPDGYKHILKGITGSTGPGEILALMGPSGSGKTTLLKIMGGRLTDNVKGKLTYNDIPYSPSVKRRIGFVTQDDVLLPQLTVEETLAFAAFLRLPSSMSKEQKYAKIEMIIKELGLERCRRTRVGGGFVKGISGGERKRASIAYEILVDPSLLLLDEPTSGLDSTSATKLLHILQGVAKAGRTVITTIHQPSSRMFHMFDKLLLISEGHPAFYGKARESMEYFSSLRILPEIAMNPAEFLLDLATGQVSDISLPDELLAAKTAQPDSEEVLLKYLKQRYKTDLEPKEKEENHRNRKAPEHLQIAIQVKKDWTLSWWDQFLILSRRTFRERRRDYFDKLRLVQSLGVAVVLGLLWWKSKTDTEAHLRDQVGLMFYICIFWTSSSLFGAVYVFPFEKIYLVKERKAEMYRLSVYYVCSTLCDMVAHVLYPTFFMIIVYFMAEFNRNIPCFLFTVLTILLIAITSQGAGEFLGASVLSIKRAGMIASLVLMLFLLTGGYYVQHIPKFMQWLKYLSFMHYGFRLLLKVQYSADQLFECGSKGGCRTLQSSSSFDTINLNGGLQELWVLLAMAFGYRLCAYFCLRKKISICHL; encoded by the exons ATGGAGATCAGAAGATCAacagaagaagttgaagagaaTCATGTAATGCAGATTACAGGAAGCAATGGCATAGTTCACAACATGGAGTTCATGCCACAAGCTTACCTCAGAAACCAATACTCATCCGAGATTGACATTGATGAAGAGTTCGTTTCCACTTATCCTCTCGAAGATGCCCCTCTTCCCATCTTTCTCAAG TTTGAAGATGTGGAGTATAAGGTGAGAAACAGTCATGCTAGCTCAGCAAACCTGGTGAAAACAATGGTGTCAAAGGTGGTAACACATACAAATCCGGATCCAGATGGATACAAGCACATTTTGAAAGGCATAACAGGAAGCACAGGTCCTGGCGAAATCCTTGCGCTAATGGGGCCTTCGGGTAGTGGCAAAACAACTCTTCTGAAGATAATGGGAGGAAGATTGACAGATAATGTCAAGGGGAAGCTTACCTATAATGACATTCCTTACAGTCCATCTGTTAAGAGGAG AATTGGCTTTGTGACGCAAGACGATGTTCTGTTGCCACAACTTACTGTGGAAGAGACCTTGGCATTTGCTGCGTTTTTAAGACTTCCAAGTAGCATGAGCAAGGAACAAAAATACGCCAAAATAGAGATGATCATCAAAGAGCTCGGCCTCGAAAG ATGCCGTCGGACAAGAGTTGGAGGAGGTTTTGTCAAGGGAATATCAggtggagaaagaaaaagagcaaGTATAGCTTATGAGATTCTCGTAGATCCTTCTCTGTTGCTTCTAGACGAGCCAACTTCTGGACTTGACTCCACTTCTGCCACCAAACTTCTTCATATTCTTCAAGGAGTAGCTAAG GCAGGCAGGACCGTTATAACGACAATTCACCAACCATCAAGCAGAATGTTTCACATGTTTGACAAGCTCTTACTGATATCAGAAGGACACCCTGCCTTTTACGGCAAAGCCAGAGAATCTATGGAGTATTTCTCATCTTTGAGAATCTTACCTGAGATTGCAATGAACCCAGCAGAGTTCTTGCTAGACTTGGCAACCGGACAAGTTTCAGACATTAGTCTACCCGACGAACTATTGGCTGCCAAAACTGCACAGCCTGATTCTGAGGAAGTTTTACTCAAA TACTTGAAACAAAGGTACAAGACAGACTTGGAGccaaaagagaaggaagaaaatcaTAGAAATAGAAAGGCCCCAGAGCATCTTCAAATAGCAATCCAAGTGAAGAAGGACTGGACTCTTTCATGGTGGGATCAGTTCTTGATTCTTTCAAGAAGAACATTCAGAGAGCGGCGTAGAGATTACTTTGATAAGCTAAGGCTAGTTCAATCACTTGGTGTGGCCGTCGTGTTGGGTCTTCTCTGGTGGAAGTCAAAGACAGATACAGAGGCTCACCTTAGAGACCAA GTTGGTTTGATGTTCTATATCTGCATCTTCTGGACATCGTCATCACTCTTTGGAGCAGTATACGTGTTCCCCTTCGAGAAGATCTACCtggtgaaagaaagaaaagcagaaatgTACAGACTTAGTGTGTATTACGTATGCAGTACACTATGTGATATGGTGGCACACGTTTTGTACCCGACATTCTTCATGATCATTGTCTACTTCATGGCTGAGTTCAATAGGAACATCCCCTGCTTCCTTTTCACCGTGTTGACAATACTACTGATAGCCATCACTAGCCAA GGTGCAGGAGAGTTCTTAGGAGCTTCAGTATTGAGCATTAAGAGAGCTGGTATGATCGCCTCTTTGGTACTAATGCTGTTTCTACTAACCGGAGGTTACTATGTCCAG CACATACCAAAATTCATGCAGTGGTTGAAGTACTTGTCATTCATGCACTACGGCTTCAGGCTACTTTTGAAAGTTCAATACTCAGCTGACCAACTTTTCGAATGTGGGAGCAAAGGCGGCTGCAGGACACTGCAAAGCTCATCGTCCTTTGACACGATAAACTTGAATGGCGGCTTACAAGAACTGTGGGTTCTGCTTGCCATGGCATTCGGCTACCGTCTCTGTGCATACTTTTGCCTTCGCAAGAAAATAAGCATTTGCCATCTTTGA
- a CDS encoding RNA-binding (RRM/RBD/RNP motifs) family protein (RNA-binding (RRM/RBD/RNP motifs) family protein; FUNCTIONS IN: RNA binding, nucleotide binding, nucleic acid binding; INVOLVED IN: biological_process unknown; LOCATED IN: cellular_component unknown; EXPRESSED IN: cultured cell; CONTAINS InterPro DOMAIN/s: RNA recognition motif, RNP-1 (InterPro:IPR000504), Nucleotide-binding, alpha-beta plait (InterPro:IPR012677); BEST Arabidopsis thaliana protein match is: RNA-binding (RRM/RBD/RNP motifs) family protein (TAIR:AT5G40490.1); Has 77800 Blast hits to 37058 proteins in 1622 species: Archae - 33; Bacteria - 18580; Metazoa - 32661; Fungi - 6344; Plants - 11400; Viruses - 392; Other Eukaryotes - 8390 (source: NCBI BLink).), which produces MGSRSRNDNFQSGDGASPGKIFIGGLHKDTTNTVFNKHFGKYGEITDSVIMRDRHTGQPRGFGFITFADPSVVDKVIEDTHVINGKQVEIKRTIPKGAGGNQSKDIKTKKIFVGGIPSTVTEDELKDFFAKYGNVVEHQVIRDHETNRSRGFGFVIFDSEEVVDELLSKGNMIDMADTQVEIKKAEPKKSLNRSPPSYGSHPRGRSSNDSYASYGGPYGGFDGGYGHPPGPIRSHGGPASRYAGGYGYGRGSVGPEFGGGYNNYGGGSLGGYRNEPPLGYSSRFGPYGSGFGGEGYGRGGEGAYLGYPRGGGEGYGGYGGPGYGGAYESGGPGGSYEGAGGPYGRGYSSSSRYHPYAR; this is translated from the exons ATGGGTTCCAGATCTCGTAATGATAATTTCCAGTCCGGCGATGGCGCTAGTCCTGG GAAAATATTCATTGGAGGATTGCACAAAGACACGACTAATA CTGTGTTCAATAAGCACTTTGGCAAGTACGGGGAGATTACAGATTCTGTCATTATGCGAGATCGACATACTGGACAACCTAGGGGTTTCGGTTTCATCACCTTCGCTGACCCTTCTGTTGTTGACAAAGTTATCGAAGATACTCATGTCATCAATGGCAAACAG GTTGAGATCAAAAGGACTATTCCGAAAGGTGCTGGTGGCAATCAGTCAAAGgacatcaaaacaaagaagattttCGTTGGTGGTATACCCTCAACGGTTACAGAAG ATGAACTTAAGGACTTCTTTGCCAAGTATGGGAACGTGGTGGAGCACCAGGTTATTCGAGACCATGAAACAAACAGGTCCagaggttttggttttgtaatttttgatAGCGAAGAAGTCGTAGATGAATTATTGTCCAAAGGAAACATGATCGATATGGCAGACACTCAG GTGGAGATCAAGAAAGCTGAACCAAAGAAATCTCTAAACCGTTCACCTCCTTCTTACGGTAGTCACCCTAGAGGTCGTTCTTCTAACGATAGTTATGCAAGTTATGGTGGACCTTACGGAGGTTTTGATGGAGGGTATGGTCATCCTCCAGGTCCCATTAGGTCACATGGAGGTCCTGCTAGTAGATATGCTGGGGGATATGGGTATGGTCGTGGCAGTGTAGGCCCTGAATTTGGAGGAGGTTATAATAATTATGGGGGTGGTAGTTTAGGAGGTTACCGGAATGAACCACCCCTTGGCTATTCTAGTCGTTTTGGACCCTATGGGAGTGGGTTTGGTGGTGAGGGATATGGCCGTGGAGGAGAAGGAGCCTATTTGGGATATCCTCGTGGAGGAGGGGAAGGCTATGGGGGATATGGTGGGCCTGGTTACGGCGGTGCATATGAATCTGGTGGCCCAGGTGGCAGTTATGAAGGAGCAGGTGGTCCATATGGGAGGGGTTATAGTAGCAGTAGTCGATACCATCCGTATGCAAGGTAG
- a CDS encoding crooked neck protein, putative / cell cycle protein (crooked neck protein, putative / cell cycle protein, putative; FUNCTIONS IN: binding; INVOLVED IN: mRNA processing, RNA processing; LOCATED IN: intracellular, nucleus; CONTAINS InterPro DOMAIN/s: RNA-processing protein, HAT helix (InterPro:IPR003107), Tetratricopeptide-like helical (InterPro:IPR011990), Tetratricopeptide repeat-containing (InterPro:IPR013026), Suppressor of forked (InterPro:IPR008847); BEST Arabidopsis thaliana protein match is: crooked neck protein, putative / cell cycle protein, putative (TAIR:AT5G41770.1); Has 4156 Blast hits to 2031 proteins in 228 species: Archae - 0; Bacteria - 10; Metazoa - 1529; Fungi - 1300; Plants - 749; Viruses - 0; Other Eukaryotes - 568 (source: NCBI BLink).), which produces MASGKDSDRNLGYMTRKDAELKLPRMTQVKNKTPAPIQITAEQILREARERQEAEFRPPNQTITDSAELSDYRLRRRKEFEDQIRRARLNTQVWVKYADFEMKNKSVNEARNVWDRAVSLLPRVDQLWYKFIHMEEKLGNIAGARQILERWIHCSPDQQAWLCFIKFELKYNEIECARSIYERFVLCHPKVSAYIRYAKFEMKHGQVELAMKVFERAKKELADDEEAEILFVAFAEFEEQYKFALDQIPKGRAENLYSKFVAFEKQNGDKEGIEDAIIGKRRCQYEDEVRKNPLNYDSWFDFVRLEETVGNKDRIREIYERAVANVPPPEAQEKRYWQRYIYLWINYAFFAEMVTEDVESTRDVYRACLKLIPHSKFSFAKIWLLAAQHEIRQLNLTGARQILGNAIGKAPKDKIFKKYIEIELQLRNIDRCRKLYERYLEWSPGNCYAWRKYAEFEMSLAETERTRAIFELAISQPALDMPELLWKTYIDFEISEGELERTRALYERLLDRTKHCKVWVDFAKFEASAAEHKEDEEEEDAIERKKDGIKRAREIFDRANTYNKDSTPELKEERAMLLEDWLNMETGFGKLGDVRVVQSKLPKKVKKRKLSSREDGCTEYEEYTDYLFPEESETTSLKILEAAHKWKKQKVKAGECV; this is translated from the exons ATGGCCTCCGGCAAAGATTCCGATCGTAACCTAGGGTACATGACCCGCAAGGATGCAGAATTGAAGCTTCCACGGATGACCCAGGTCAAAAACAAGACTCCGGCGCCAATCCAAATCACCGCCGAGCAGATACTTAGAGAAGCGCGAGAGAGGCAAGAGGCTGAGTTCCGTCCGCCTAATCAGACAATCACTGACTCAGCTGAGCTTTCCGACTACAGACTCCGACGTCGGAAGGAGTTCGAAGACCAGATTCGCCGTGCGAGATTGAACACCCAAGTTTGG GTCAAGTACGCCGATTttgagatgaagaacaagTCTGTCAACGAAGCGAGGAACGTTTGGGATCGTGCTGTTTCGCTCCTCCCTCGAGTGGACCAGCTTTGGTACAAGTTTATTCACATGGAAGAGAAACTTGGTAATATTGCCGGCGCTAGACAGATACTCGAGCGTTGGATTCATTGTTCACCTGATCAACAAGCTTGGCTCTGCTTTATTAAATTCGAACTTAAGTATAATGAAATCGAATGTGCTAGATCGATATACGAgagatttgttctttgtcaTCCGAAGGTTTCTGCTTATATTCGATATGCAAAGTTTGAGATGAAGCATGGTCAAGTTGAGCTTGCTATGAAAGTGTTCGAACGCGCCAAGAAGGAGCTTGCagacgatgaagaagctgagatTCTCTTTGTGGCGTTCGCTGAATTTGAAGAACAATACAAGTTTGCTCTTGATCAGATTCCTAAAGGAAGAGCTGAAAATTTGTACAGCAAGTTTGTGGCGTTTGAGAAACAGAATGGGGATAAGGAAGGGATTGAGGATGCCATTATTGGGAAGAGGAGGTGTCAGTATGAAGATGAAGTGAGGAAGAACCCTTTGAACTATGATTCGTGGTTCGATTTCGTTAGGTTAGAAGAGACTGTTGGGAACAAAGATAGGATAAGAGAAATCTATGAGAGGGCTGTTGCTAATGTTCCACCTCCCGAAGCCCAAGAGAAACGATACTGGCAAAGATACATATATCTCTG GATTAATTATGCTTTTTTTGCAGAGATGGTAACTGAAGATGTGGAGAGCACACGAGATGTTTACAG AGCATGCCTCAAGCTTATCCCCCActccaaattttcttttgccaAAATATGGTTGCTCGCTGCACAACATGAAATCAGGCAATTGAATCTCACGGGTGCACGGCAGATATTAGGAAATGCGATTGGGAAAGCTCCAAAAGATAAG ATATTCAAGAAATACATTGAGATCGAACTCCAGTTGAGAAATATAGATAGGTGTAGAAAATTATATGAGCGGTATCTTGAATGGTCTCCTGGGAATTGCTATGCTTGGAGAAAATATGCTGAGTTCGAGATGTCTCTTGCTGAAACAGAGCGAACTAGAGCTATCTTTGAACTTGCAATATCTCAGCCTGCTCTAGACATGCCCGAGCTGCTATGGAAG ACGTACATTGATTTTGAGATATCAGAAGGGGAATTAGAGAGGACACGGGCTTTATATGAGAGACTCTTGGACCGTACAAAGCATTGCAAGGTGTGGGTTGACTTTGCAAAGTTTGAAGCGTCTGCTGCGGAACACaaagaagacgaggaagaagaagatgctatTGAACGCAAAAAAGATGGCATCAAACGCGCCAGAG aGATATTCGACAGAGCCAACACATACAACAAAGACTCCACACCAGAGCTGAAAGAAGAGCGTGCTATGCTTTTGGAGGATTGGCTTAACATGGAGACGGGCTTTGGTAAGCTCGGGGATGTTAGAGTCGTTCAATCGAAGCTCCCGAAGAAGgtcaagaagagaaagctgAGCAGTAGAGAAGATGGCTGTACAGA GTATGAAGAATACACTGATTATTTGTTCCCCGAAGAATCAGAGACAACGAGTCTTAAGATTCTTGAAGCTGCTCATAaatggaagaagcagaagGTTAAAGCTGGGGAATGCGTCTAG
- the GIP1 gene encoding GBF-interacting protein 1 (GBF-interacting protein 1 (GIP1); CONTAINS InterPro DOMAIN/s: Protein of unknown function DUF1296 (InterPro:IPR009719); BEST Arabidopsis thaliana protein match is: Kinase-related protein of unknown function (DUF1296) (TAIR:AT1G55820.1); Has 232 Blast hits to 194 proteins in 50 species: Archae - 0; Bacteria - 13; Metazoa - 29; Fungi - 32; Plants - 145; Viruses - 0; Other Eukaryotes - 13 (source: NCBI BLink).), protein MSRISGDGGSRVSIPADLLQTIQNIREVTGKQHSDEDIFSVFKECFSDPHETTQKLLYLDTFHEVRSKRERKKENLVPNTQGRGRTGRKNFASSYTDASNGRSAAFKKQSGANHIIGGSGTASSAPNNARNDTKPSSIMAPNPISLPSGISNQKIQDAIISPVDKVDTEEQPLSKATSSSKDVVEPDKSKESSVSVAVSDSVVENDTQYAVVETFQIPQQSERVIKSEVAASKCKNESLLKSDVGERPHVTFPVHIQVAKMLENGLTFGSFDSNFVREASSDKFTIGCDDSNIESSHGTAASARKDISTFSQDKNHEISNSAAQNELTLQPDQTVLPEEGSEGDKVKNEVLPITDTHQAAKCDAPPISYPDQYSLAAAQQAMHLYRQQYSLNYFPYGPYFPPYYMPQPYIHQYLSPNGFQQQSYLPPGDDAPAPPGAELPLTHIKPGSDIGNSPPTTIPFSYTSYAFNHIPSAATINATHKEEKKENMYTTGPLSLANLQASPMYNLSLQGQPIAFPTMQAGIRGLYQQTQPILAPLSISARTEPIGPSHVTNQQPQAARTNLGNNY, encoded by the exons ATGAGCAGGATCAGCGGCGATGGCGGCTCTAGGGTTTCTATTCCGGCTGATCTGCTTCAAACCATTCAAAACATCAGAGAGGTTACCGGTAAACAACATTCCGACGAGGATATCTTCTCTGTCTTTAAGGAGTGTTTCAGTGATCCACATGAGACCACTCAGAAGCTTCTCTATTTAG ATACATTTCATGAGGTGAGAAGCAAacgggagagaaagaaagag AATTTAGTGCCAAATACACAAGGAAGGGGCCGGACTGGACGGAAGAACTTTGCTTCAAGTTACACAG ATGCCAGTAATGGAAGAAGTGCAGCTTTTAAAAAGCAGAGTGGAGCTAATCACATAATAGGAGGTTCTGGAACTGCTTCGTCTGCTCCTAACAATGCAAGAAACGACACAAAACCTTCTTCCATAAT GGCCCCGAACCCTATAAGTCTTCCAAGTGGAATCAGTAACCAGAAAATTCAAGATGCTATCATATCCCCTGTGGACAAGGTGGACACAGAGGAACAGCCTCTCTCCAAGgctacttcttcttctaaggATGTTGTTGAGCCGGATAAGTCTAAAGAAAGTAGTGTATCAGTGGCTGTATCAGATTCTGTTGTAGAAAACGATACTCAATATGCTGTAGTTGAAACTTTTCAGATCCCACAACAGTCCGAGCGAG TCATTAAGAGTGAGGTTGCAGCCAGTAAATGCAAGAATGAGTCGCTTCTCAAGTCGGATGTTGGTGAACGGCCGCACGTAACATTTCCTGTCCACATTCAGGTTGCCAAAATGCTGGAAAATGGTCTGACATTTGGGAGCTTCGATTCTAATTTTGTGAGAGAGGCATCTTCTGACAAGTTTACTATTGGGTGTGATGACTCCAATATTGAGTCTTCTCATGGGACAGCCGCATCAGCTAG GAAAGATATATCAACTTTTTCTCAGGATAAGAATCATGAGATTTCAAATTCAGCAGCTCAGAACGAGTTAACATTGCAGCCAGATCAAACTGTTCTCCCTGAAGAAGGTTCAGAAGGAGATAAAGTAAAGAACGAGGTTTTACCAATCACAGACACTCATCAG GCTGCAAAGTGTGATGCTCCACCTATCTCCTATCCTGATCAGTATTCCTTAGCAGCCGCTCAACAGGCAATGCACCTTTATAGGCAACAATACTCTCTTAACTATTTCCCTTATGGTCCATATTTCCCCCCTTATTATATGCCGCAACCATACATTCACCAGTACTTGAGCCCAAATGGGTTCCAACAACAGTCTTACTTACCACCCGGAGATGATGCTCCAGCACCTCCAGGGGCTGAACTACCTCTCACTCACATCAAACCCGGAAGCGACATTGGAAACTCTCCACCTACCACGATTCCATTCTCATATACTTCATACGCCTTCAACCACATCCCATCAGCAGCCACCATAAATGCTActcacaaggaagaaaagaaggaaaacatGTACACAACTGGACCACTG AGTCTAGCCAATCTGCAGGCCAGTCCCATGTACAACTTATCCCTTCAAGGTCAGCCTATAGCTTTCCCAACCATGCAGGCTGGGATCCGTGGGTTATATCAACAAACACAGCCAATACTGGCGCCTCTATCTATATCTGCGAGGACTGAACCCATAGGACCATCGCACGTAACTAATCAGCAACCTCAAGCTGCACGAACAAATCTGGGAAACAACTACTAG
- the EMB2769 gene encoding Cwf15 / Cwc15 cell cycle control family protein (EMBRYO DEFECTIVE 2769 (EMB2769); FUNCTIONS IN: molecular_function unknown; INVOLVED IN: nuclear mRNA splicing, via spliceosome; LOCATED IN: spliceosomal complex; EXPRESSED IN: 24 plant structures; EXPRESSED DURING: 15 growth stages; CONTAINS InterPro DOMAIN/s: Cwf15/Cwc15 cell cycle control protein (InterPro:IPR006973); Has 4871 Blast hits to 3670 proteins in 321 species: Archae - 3; Bacteria - 193; Metazoa - 1657; Fungi - 645; Plants - 225; Viruses - 150; Other Eukaryotes - 1998 (source: NCBI BLink).), with translation MTTAARPTWAPAKGGNEQGGARIFGPSQKYSSRDVAAHTTLKPRREGQHTQEELQKINLRDELEERERRHFSSKDKSYNDDRDRRRGSQLLLEDSKRDPEERIIPRSVDADDSDVDIKSDDDSDDESDDDDEDDTEALMAELDQIKKERVEERLRKEKEQQMEELNAKEEELLKGNPLLNTPTSFSVKRRWDDDVVFKNQARGEMKAPKRFINDTIRNDFHRKFLHRYMK, from the exons aTGACGACTGCAGCACGACCAACCTGGGCTCCAGCTAAGGGAGGTAACGAGCAAGGTGGTGCTCGGATCTTTGGTCCATCTCAGAAGTATTCGTCCCGTGATGTCGCCGCTCACACAACTTTAAAGCCAAG GAGGGAAGGGCAACACACTCAAGAGGAACTCCAGAAGATAAATCTTCGTGATGAGCTTGAAGAGCGTGAGAGGAGACATTTCTCATCAAAAGACAAATCATACAATG ATGATAGAGATCGCAGAAGAGGAAGTCAGCTTTTACTGGAAG ACTCGAAAAGGGATCCTGAAGAGCGGATTATTCCTCGCAGTGTAGATGCTGATGATTCTGATGTTGATATCAAAAGTGACGATGATAG TGATGACGAAagtgacgatgatgatgaggacGACACTGAAGCTCTTATGGCGGAACTCGAccagataaagaaagaaagagtggAAGAGAGGCTCAGGAAG GAAAAAGAGCAGCAGATGGAAGAGCTAAACGCTAAGGAAGAGGAACTTCTCAAAGGAAACCCATTGCTTAATACTCCAACGTCTTTTAGCGTCAAAAGGAG GTGGGATGATGATGTTGTATTCAAAAACCAGGCACGTGGTGAAATGAAAGCTCCTAAGCGCTTCATCAATGATACAATCAGGAATGACTTCCACAGAAAATTCCTGCATAGATACATGAAGTGA